Proteins from one Entelurus aequoreus isolate RoL-2023_Sb unplaced genomic scaffold, RoL_Eaeq_v1.1 HiC_scaffold_158, whole genome shotgun sequence genomic window:
- the LOC133645478 gene encoding centrosomal protein of 95 kDa-like: RDFKEHAQQQKSTQNRLRDQRQQVARARKYHQDYHVQHRARLMKARTKEEKMFRQLFEEGLEMQKSRLREQRDYATEQRQQHHRQHQDHIQSMENYYRDQVGHYTHLFNNTAITPAAPRADSAKLPRGEIAMFNASKKKRSNVSKVESTFPKIASSMLIYISFATDMLLISISNFTRQFQHQIDCKVHFS, encoded by the exons AGGGACTTCAAGGAGCACGCCCAGCAGCAGAAGTCCACCCAGAACCGACTGAGGGATCAGCGGCAGCAGGTGGCCCGCGCCAGGAAGTACCACCAGGACTACCACGTCCAACACCGCGCTCGTCTCATGAAAGCTCGCACCAAAGAAGAGAAG ATGTTTCGACAGCTCTTTGAAGAAGGTTTGGAGATGCAGAAGAGTCGCCTGCGGGAGCAGAGGGACTATGCCACGGAGCAGAGGCAGCAGCACCACAGGCAACACCAGGACCACATCCAGTCCATGGAGAACTACTACAGAGACCAAGTAGGACACTACACACACCTGTTTAACAACACtgccatcactccagcagcaccgagAGCGGACTCGGCCAAACTACCTCGAGGTGAAATTGCAATGTTCAatgccagtaaaaaaaaacgctccaatgtaAGCAAAGTAgaatccacttttccaaaaattgctagctcaatgctaatataCATTAGCTTTGCTACTGACATGCTATTGatcagcattagcaattttacacggCAATTTCAACACCAGATTGACTGTAAAGTACATTTTAGTTGA